The genomic segment TAACGTCCAACATTTCACCTCGTTTCGACAAAAAAATGACACATAAATTCCTCTAACTATCTGATTAATAATAAATATTTTTATGGCACAGGATGTGCTTATCTAAACGCTATATTCAATCTGTCTAAGTTTTGACGTGAGGAACATATGGCATTCAGTAATTTACAGACCCTAACGGCTAACCAGGCATCAGTTTCAACTGGGGCTGTCATATCCTTTTCAAACGCTGTTGATGGCAATTGCGTTTCTGATGCCAATAGTACAATTGAAACCACTCAAGACATTCAAGCGTTACGCCAACAAGCCACTAGATTGGAGCATCTATTACAAGTAATGCCCGCAGGTGTAGTGGTACTCGATGGAAAGGGGCACGTGAAGCAGGCAAATCAGCTCGCCAAGTCACTGCTAGGAGAGCCTCTAGAAGGGCAGGTGTGGCGAAATATCATCAAGCGTTCCTTTAAACCCCAAGCTGACGATGGTCACGAAGTGTCTCTGTTTGATGGTAGAAAAGTAAAATTGTCTATTACGCCTTTGGTGAACGAACCTGGTCAATTAATTGTTCTTACGGATCTCACCGAAACACGTCAACTACAACAGCGTATTGGTCATCTACAGAAGTTATCTTCCCTCGGGAAGATGGTTGCTTCATTGGCTCATCAAATTCGTACTCCTCTAACTGCTGCGATGCTCTATGCGGCTAACCTATCCAGTGGTGATTTAGCCAAGGAGTCGCGTCAACGTTTCAGTGACAAATTACTATCGCGTTTACGTGACTTAGAAGCGCAGGTCAATGACATGTTACTTTTCGCCAAAAGTGGAAATGAGCAAGTACTAGCGGATATTTCTCTCGAAGAAATGATGCTAGAGGTAAAAGCGGGCAGTGAGGCCATGCTCAATAAAAGCAACGGTAGCTTAGATGTGATTTTACCGGAGCCGAATATTCACTTTGTAGGTAATAAAACCGCCCTAAGTGGAGCATTACAAAATTTAATTCACAATGCGTTGATCGCACGGCCAGATGGTGCGCATATTGTTTTCAGCGCCGAGCGTGATGCGCACAAGCCCGATTGCATGCGGTTAACGGTTACAGACAACGGACCTGGGATCCCAGCGGACAAAATTAAACATATTTTTGAACCTTTTTTCACTACGCGCAGCCAAGGCACAGGTCTGGGCTTGGCGGTAGTAAAAACAGTCGTTCAGTCTCATCAAGGGGAAGTGCAGGCGTTTAATTTAGTTTCTGGCGGCGCATGTTTTTCTATCGTATTACCCATTTTAACGCGAACCGCAGATGAAAAAGTATCTGCCGTTACTGCCAATATTCACGCTTAAAAGGCGAGGAGTTAAATTTATGTCTCAAACAACAATTTTAATTGTCGAAGATGATGCTGGTTTGCGCGAAGCTTTGGTAGATACACTCTTGCTCGGCGGATATACAGTGCTAGAAGCTGACTGTGCCGAGCGTGGCTTGATGATGATGAATCAGGAATCAGTTGATTTAGTGGTAAGCGACATTCAAATGGGTGAAATGAGCGGTTTGTCTTTACTACGGAGTTTAAAAAATAAGTATCCAAATGTACCTGTGTTGCTGATGACCGCTTATGCCACAATTGATGATGCGGTCTCGGCAATGCGCGACGGTGCAACAGATTATTTGTCAAAGCCATTTGCGCCTGAAGTGCTGCTTAACTTAGTGGGTCGCTATGCTCCTGCGCAGAAAGTGCTGTCGTACGACCCCATAGTCGCTGACCCTAGTAGCGTTAAATTATTGCAACTGGCCCAGCGTGTTGCGCGTTCAGATGCAACGGTAATGGTGCTTGGGCCAAGTGGTTCCGGTAAAGAAGTACTGGCGCGCTATATTCATGATCAATCTGACCGCGCAGAACAGCCATTTGTCGCAATTAATTGCGCGGCTATCCCTGAAAATATGCTAGAGGCTACCTTATTCGGCTATGAAAAAGGGGCCTTTACAGGCGCTATTCAAGCCTGCCCGGGTAAGTTCGAGCAAGCCCAAGGAGGCACTATATTGCTTGATGAAATAAGTGAAATGGACTTAGGCTTGCAGGCAAAACTATTGCGCGTGCTTCAAGAGAAAGAAGTAGAACGTTTAGGTAGTCGCAAAATGATCCCGCTAGATGTGAGGGTAGTTGCAACAAGTAACCGCAATATTCGCCAAACAGTTGATGATGGTCTATTCCGAGAAGATTTATACTATCGCTTAAATGTGTTCCCGTTGACATGGGCACCCCTTGACAAACGTCCTGGTGACATAGTCCCACTGGCTGAGCATTTGGTGGCTCGCCACCGTGGAAAGCAGGGAGCCGCTGCACTTGGCTTTTCTTCATCTGCGCGCAGTAAAATGCTACAACACAATTGGCCAGGTAATGTTCGAGAACTAGAAAACGTTGTGCAACGGGCCCTCATTTTATGTGACGGGGAAAAGATTGAGGCAGATGATCTTATGCTTGAGTCTATTGAAAGTGATTTGAGCCATACTCAAGAACCTGTGACAGAAGAAGACGAAAGTAAGCTAGGCTCAGAGCTTCGTCAGCAAGAGCATCAAATCATTCTTGATACTTTACAATCTTGCCAAGGCCGCCGAAAAGACGTCGCGGAGCGCCTTGGTATAAGCCCACGTACGTTACGCTACAAGCTTGCGAAAATGCGCGAAGTGGGTATCGAATTGCCTGCGTAAACTCATAAGCATAACGCTATTGCGTAAGCACTGTGTTTGCTTGTCTAACTTGCTTTTTAATCGGCCGCCTAACCTAAGAGCGGTCGT from the Paraglaciecola mesophila genome contains:
- a CDS encoding sensor histidine kinase; translation: MAFSNLQTLTANQASVSTGAVISFSNAVDGNCVSDANSTIETTQDIQALRQQATRLEHLLQVMPAGVVVLDGKGHVKQANQLAKSLLGEPLEGQVWRNIIKRSFKPQADDGHEVSLFDGRKVKLSITPLVNEPGQLIVLTDLTETRQLQQRIGHLQKLSSLGKMVASLAHQIRTPLTAAMLYAANLSSGDLAKESRQRFSDKLLSRLRDLEAQVNDMLLFAKSGNEQVLADISLEEMMLEVKAGSEAMLNKSNGSLDVILPEPNIHFVGNKTALSGALQNLIHNALIARPDGAHIVFSAERDAHKPDCMRLTVTDNGPGIPADKIKHIFEPFFTTRSQGTGLGLAVVKTVVQSHQGEVQAFNLVSGGACFSIVLPILTRTADEKVSAVTANIHA
- a CDS encoding sigma-54-dependent transcriptional regulator, translated to MSQTTILIVEDDAGLREALVDTLLLGGYTVLEADCAERGLMMMNQESVDLVVSDIQMGEMSGLSLLRSLKNKYPNVPVLLMTAYATIDDAVSAMRDGATDYLSKPFAPEVLLNLVGRYAPAQKVLSYDPIVADPSSVKLLQLAQRVARSDATVMVLGPSGSGKEVLARYIHDQSDRAEQPFVAINCAAIPENMLEATLFGYEKGAFTGAIQACPGKFEQAQGGTILLDEISEMDLGLQAKLLRVLQEKEVERLGSRKMIPLDVRVVATSNRNIRQTVDDGLFREDLYYRLNVFPLTWAPLDKRPGDIVPLAEHLVARHRGKQGAAALGFSSSARSKMLQHNWPGNVRELENVVQRALILCDGEKIEADDLMLESIESDLSHTQEPVTEEDESKLGSELRQQEHQIILDTLQSCQGRRKDVAERLGISPRTLRYKLAKMREVGIELPA